In Kordia antarctica, the following proteins share a genomic window:
- a CDS encoding aspartate aminotransferase family protein, whose amino-acid sequence MKKDFLKYQAQTTPHPLAMEVSHAEGSYIYDTNNKEYLDFVAGVSACSLGHRHPRVVNAIKKQLDSYLHVMVYGEYVQKSAVELTKLLASLLPNPLEKTYLTNSGTEAIEGALKLAKRYTGRSELIAANNAYHGNTHGALSVMGFEERKQAFRPLLPDVHFIQFNNEEDLEKITTKTAGVILETIQGGAGFIVPTNNYLKKVKQRCVEVGALLILDEIQPGFGRTGKLFGFQHYDVIPDVLVMGKGMGGGMPVGAFTASAEIMDTLQEQPKLGHITTFGGHPVIAAASLATLKEITESTLMAQTVLKEELFRELLQHKYIEEIRGKGLMLSLIVKNAAVANQIILGCLEEGLILFWLLFEPKAVRITPPLTISKDEIKQGCAVIMKVLRTIKD is encoded by the coding sequence ATGAAAAAAGATTTTTTAAAATACCAAGCACAAACAACGCCGCATCCGCTCGCAATGGAAGTTTCGCATGCGGAAGGAAGTTACATCTATGATACAAATAACAAAGAATATTTAGATTTTGTAGCTGGTGTTTCTGCATGTAGTTTAGGACACAGACATCCAAGAGTTGTCAATGCGATTAAAAAGCAATTAGATTCCTATTTGCATGTCATGGTTTATGGAGAATATGTGCAAAAATCAGCAGTGGAATTGACAAAATTGTTAGCTTCTCTATTGCCAAATCCGTTAGAAAAAACATACCTAACAAACTCAGGAACAGAAGCTATTGAAGGTGCTTTAAAATTAGCAAAACGCTACACAGGACGTTCGGAATTAATTGCTGCAAACAATGCGTATCACGGAAATACACATGGCGCATTGAGCGTAATGGGTTTTGAAGAACGCAAACAAGCTTTCAGACCATTATTGCCCGATGTCCATTTTATTCAGTTCAATAATGAAGAAGATTTAGAGAAAATTACAACGAAAACGGCTGGCGTTATTTTAGAAACTATTCAAGGTGGCGCAGGTTTTATTGTTCCAACAAATAATTATTTAAAAAAAGTAAAACAACGTTGTGTAGAAGTCGGCGCATTGTTGATTTTAGACGAAATACAACCCGGATTTGGTCGCACAGGAAAACTATTTGGCTTTCAACACTATGATGTTATACCAGATGTTTTAGTAATGGGAAAAGGAATGGGCGGCGGAATGCCTGTTGGAGCATTTACAGCTTCCGCAGAAATAATGGACACGTTACAAGAGCAACCAAAACTAGGACATATAACAACGTTTGGCGGTCATCCAGTAATTGCAGCAGCAAGTTTGGCAACATTAAAAGAAATTACAGAAAGTACTTTAATGGCTCAAACAGTACTAAAAGAAGAATTATTCCGAGAATTATTACAACACAAATACATTGAAGAAATTCGCGGAAAAGGATTAATGTTGTCGCTAATTGTGAAAAATGCAGCTGTTGCGAATCAAATAATATTAGGTTGTTTGGAAGAAGGTTTGATCCTTTTTTGGCTATTATTTGAGCCAAAAGCCGTGCGAATTACGCCACCATTAACGATTTCAAAAGATGAAATTAAGCAAGGTTGCGCCGTTATTATGAAAGTTTTACGAACCATAAAAGACTAA